Genomic window (Planococcus sp. MSAK28401):
TTGATAGGATGGGTCTTTCAAAAGATTCAAAAGAGATATCAGGCGGAATTCAGCACCCAAAAGATAGAGACCAACATAGAAACCGACTTTCGCCGTGTTGCTTGTTTCGTTCTGAAGAAAGGCTTCCAGTACAGGGACTGCTGATGCATCTCCAAGTTTGCCTAGCCCTTCTGCGGCCTCCCTACGGACTATTTCTTCCACATCGGTTAAGGCATCGATCAGATGCTGTTTCCCTCCGTTATCTCGCATCTCACCTAAGGCTTCCACCGCTGAAATACGTACGAGTTCATCGTCATCTTTCAATCGATTGACCACGGCGTTTAAAACAGCGTCTCCCGTATAACCCCACAGTGCTTCGAGCGTTTTAAACCGAATTTCTTCATCCGGATTGGCGATTAGGGGCAGCAGGGTGTTTTTGATTTTTTCGCTGATCGGTAATGTTCCCAGAGCTTCGATGGCCACCCACATAACGTGAGGATCTTCGTCTTCTAAAAAGGTGGCAATGTTCTCAATGGCATCCGGACCAGCCTGCTCGAGAAATCCCTCGATAATCATTATTTTTTGTTCGGATTTCATAACGGAACATTCCACCTCTTTCGATGTTCTCTTACAAAATTTCGGCCAAAGAGATTAACCTTTTGTCTGAATGTGAATGTAACTTAATTCACAATAAGTTACATTCACCTCTCTAAGAACAAGACTCTAAAGCCTTTACTAATTTAG
Coding sequences:
- a CDS encoding HEAT repeat domain-containing protein, with protein sequence MKSEQKIMIIEGFLEQAGPDAIENIATFLEDEDPHVMWVAIEALGTLPISEKIKNTLLPLIANPDEEIRFKTLEALWGYTGDAVLNAVVNRLKDDDELVRISAVEALGEMRDNGGKQHLIDALTDVEEIVRREAAEGLGKLGDASAVPVLEAFLQNETSNTAKVGFYVGLYLLGAEFRLISLLNLLKDPSYQVRCSVANCVLDLVDKENEKLIIKTLNAALIRETTIAARFTLQSALEELNSSNDLL